One genomic window of Oryctolagus cuniculus chromosome 11, mOryCun1.1, whole genome shotgun sequence includes the following:
- the SPIC gene encoding transcription factor Spi-C isoform X1, translating into MQTCVEQDRLGQAFEDAFEILRQHSLGDFQSSPDYKNYLAFINHYPYVRGNSNCCEVVPTEESVHSWRTIKNSVSDLYLEGNVHQSLQNATENQLVQPAVFPQKGGKGRKKLRLFEYLYDSLCNPEMASCIQWVDKNKGIFQFVSKNKEKLAELWGKRKGNRKTMTYQKMARALRNYGRTGEITKIRRKLTYQFSEAILQRLSPSYILGKEIFYSQYLQPDQEYLSLNAWNANHNYTYASYYELSHPDC; encoded by the exons CAGACTTGTGTGGAACAAGACAGGCTGGGCCAAGCATTTGAAGACGCTTTTGAGATACTCAGGCAGCATTCACTGGGAGATTTCCAGTCCTCCCCAG ATTACAAAAATTACCTGGCTTTCATCAATCATTATCCTTATGTCAGAGGAAACTCCAACTGCTGCGAAGTGGTGCCTACAGAGGAATCTGTTCATAGTTGGAGAACGATAAAA AACAGTGTTTCAGACCTCTATCTTGAAGGGAATGTCCACCAGTCTCTGCagaatgcaactgaaaaccaattGGTGCAACCTGCTGTTTTCCCACAAAAAGGAGGAAAAG GCAGGAAGAAGCTCCGACTGTTTGAATACCTTTACGATTCCCTGTGTAATCCTGAGATGGCATCCTGTATTCAATGGGTCGATAAAAATAAAGGCATCTTTCAATTTGtatcaaaaaacaaagaaaaactggctgaactctggggaaaaagaaaaggtaacCGGAAGACCATGACTTACCAGAAAATGGCCAGAGCACTGAGGAATTATGGAAGAACTGGGGAAATCACCAAAATCCGGAGAAAACTAACTTACCAATTCAGCGAGGCAATTCTCCAAAGACTCTCTCCATCTTATATCTTGGGGAAAGAGATTTTCTACTCACAGTACCTTCAACCTGATCAGGAATATCTCAGTTTAAATGCTTGGAATGCAAATCACAACTATACATATGCCAGTTACTATGAGTTAAGTCACCCAGATTGCTAA
- the SPIC gene encoding transcription factor Spi-C isoform X2, whose product MTCVEQDRLGQAFEDAFEILRQHSLGDFQSSPDYKNYLAFINHYPYVRGNSNCCEVVPTEESVHSWRTIKNSVSDLYLEGNVHQSLQNATENQLVQPAVFPQKGGKGRKKLRLFEYLYDSLCNPEMASCIQWVDKNKGIFQFVSKNKEKLAELWGKRKGNRKTMTYQKMARALRNYGRTGEITKIRRKLTYQFSEAILQRLSPSYILGKEIFYSQYLQPDQEYLSLNAWNANHNYTYASYYELSHPDC is encoded by the exons ACTTGTGTGGAACAAGACAGGCTGGGCCAAGCATTTGAAGACGCTTTTGAGATACTCAGGCAGCATTCACTGGGAGATTTCCAGTCCTCCCCAG ATTACAAAAATTACCTGGCTTTCATCAATCATTATCCTTATGTCAGAGGAAACTCCAACTGCTGCGAAGTGGTGCCTACAGAGGAATCTGTTCATAGTTGGAGAACGATAAAA AACAGTGTTTCAGACCTCTATCTTGAAGGGAATGTCCACCAGTCTCTGCagaatgcaactgaaaaccaattGGTGCAACCTGCTGTTTTCCCACAAAAAGGAGGAAAAG GCAGGAAGAAGCTCCGACTGTTTGAATACCTTTACGATTCCCTGTGTAATCCTGAGATGGCATCCTGTATTCAATGGGTCGATAAAAATAAAGGCATCTTTCAATTTGtatcaaaaaacaaagaaaaactggctgaactctggggaaaaagaaaaggtaacCGGAAGACCATGACTTACCAGAAAATGGCCAGAGCACTGAGGAATTATGGAAGAACTGGGGAAATCACCAAAATCCGGAGAAAACTAACTTACCAATTCAGCGAGGCAATTCTCCAAAGACTCTCTCCATCTTATATCTTGGGGAAAGAGATTTTCTACTCACAGTACCTTCAACCTGATCAGGAATATCTCAGTTTAAATGCTTGGAATGCAAATCACAACTATACATATGCCAGTTACTATGAGTTAAGTCACCCAGATTGCTAA